A window from Toxoplasma gondii ME49 chromosome IX, whole genome shotgun sequence encodes these proteins:
- a CDS encoding hypothetical protein (encoded by transcript TGME49_287970), whose product MDYVPEEFVGNSRPLHSFGAGARAERLRQDMAAVGSVASAASAQISEPYASGSEEEEVMIDDEEYQLILSPFHACSPAQPPLSLCEETRAENSHCETPKFASTEREEGPSRSSLPSPAPGSTTQEDRQQKDDAANDRETSSPATRFSKPAVSSPASSLSRAVSHPACDDRGEDPSAQLSAAASPQTKTEQVPDLETEAPDSDDEDNTYAVRIVITGPARWRGDLSFQGTPAMLCTILRLRRCEETTQPEKNNREEPEETPCSSKWREEIVLQKRGWGPLVLEEVLVHARRLQQAKQQRGKRGEETEVLLLHFHRSVDEIPRPSEDHPFILPSALTHAPLSVLRLPLSDLDLGPTESKYRLTLPPPSPFAPSPSFLLSPSFSVEKLSRDFGEALQNSTRGANRCNVILFSLKLTTLLTSPSTQKDQLFLLHTQQQQLRVRLTAAACGGPSPPFLASSLSCSGSRSLVLADHLAKLTAAQKALSRRERQVGGRACASVVQGRFGRADERRAVPGSVVCMRRGSNPLTTSAPLLQPPLHSTQVASPPSVVSAPAHSPRGLASESPEGPQETAGTHEDESTAPAATLNKVGSSEVRGANEKPETHASEGPSTKTGLVMTCRPVSAPSTRLIRVNGSLKQNSRGVADDAQEMSWRSQSEKDPSKMLASQSEAGVESHLFLAIQGQKSCLPKGITGHSSSSCIYAETTQRSPDFQAEGGASQSGLSLQTMRLKQSFARIKGAHFRPPKTVLNAERDVEDIYPDDSVSVHGGQCRRLYAETSEQEAEERRRAPKAASSETGFLANRERDTSATLSAFRRSTSDLRGREVWSSDGETNSCCDSAGTLLSDAHSRKTTLTSSIQRMNFLMNQAQLLLQRRQLKHQQRVMALQREEERAARNVSCEAVVSGGIATERNEAGRPDALLGGEKASRGLTASQLRTEEAGRAEKLRGLHATKSGAEHDNEKEETRERTPQSPHVSDCKEKFDSRERVETPRPANSVETSCASPSPGDALQKPFFEDPKAVARVLQPNIVGTSGLTCKEKNVEGTDCLDGVGETANEGKLSEPPTAVPTTTGSAACVEEGLKCEATTVSPVSRSDECEDESEEGILNEARGREQSREEVIACPRVRDPPDADAVCKRKPPTEEVTASQARNEESPLQSSSFSPPPDGDEKACFAPAPSPSLLSLHVMASGDGPLESLPPSFSHVLPSEVPSVSQKSSFVTADLAPQTPVLESIESFSSLQPSEKDQMQTETKAAVPAVTFETKAGPLHEEDKQSQLHEEELRTIVDQLRGYMVRIEHRLSKRLANKKKKLGKWGEKASRKGDSGVGVPDAEGPQEKDRRRRSTGRETENERLSLDKGGRAFSSTERDEMRRHKEESQTLEACPQRALAVCDLSYIVASGPDKRKPEQGPRDGHPTAARLDSCPASAQQEAYAQKQKEDQAALERLEAECLSARAAIAALKADLARTVEEKEALRQAGEKKEEERERKEQALKQEKRQLELAFEKEKAVLEERLRRGVEAEQATRHRQTAKETSDKNEPDDEAAEKEQLKLHARKLAAAYGALSKKVQLEATMRDQAMKKKEEEMRAILEHLKKQEARLRQIDEENGRLQAQLRSGRGDSERLRSQDTPPSSIQARETEDLRRQLQDATQELTRQQQKIRLLEDQQRSVAVCASSSSFVSGSSSSPTYPGGVNPCASRGPSASLSSPGLEQVEKLQRELALAEKDRIRLLALDKQREKERLHLVDLFSLQCMRVKELEQQLLQIDEQLANILSQTTRATASASRFSHASCRSGGSEKPTGEYDCMGNAQNGKENETIEGKESSCTPFKRGAPATESPPYSGGSVPSRETDESVSFRPSVLQRLRGMRESIRHMQSRPGTLPSSLNAQSLAGLSKPLGRREERETKSEIGFLGGQSPAVHPREKGQGRSPLASLSHSHPAASGREMVHLTGVPGSPGPPTGDPASEAGTEAGKRERSTSSRRPESAGGASVHFAEPAKGFDHSTQRSSSEQRRLGTSAAQPPLSRPSVSTSQTVFVGRPLPRCRSPATRQLSTSSHAVLSPASARSPEPSVVSYGAGVSTPAGVTFPLLGNPLLPWAQPEGPKNDARLRRLSGVGSEEKEERRGRNRVGGTEPHMRSSSAQSAPSSGLHKTPAMPFDAAFVPSYLMTQKPHTGPVSVAAAPTRYATPFGSSLMGARLQGSGLLHASLAMQRDCGGTEERLARSLYPSQTREVSDWRGKVDGERGRDKGPDSRQCRPSPVYRFATPTRLAQRLPAGDERAVSPALRLGTPLRQATVGPWLQDALPR is encoded by the exons ATGGATTACGTTCCGGAGGAGTTTGTAGGGAATTCGCGTCCTCTCCATTCTTTTGGAGCGGGTGCGCGAGCTGAGAGACTCCGCCAAGACATGGCGGCGGTGGGCAGTGTGGCTTCTGCGGCAAGCGCCCAGATTTCCGAGCCCTACGCAAGcggcagtgaagaagaggaagtgaTGATTGACGATGAGGAGTATCAGCTGATTTTGTCTCCGTTCCACGCATGCTCTCCCGCTCAACCCCCCTTGTCGCTTTGCGAAGAGACCCGAGCGGAAAACTCCCACTGCGAAACACCGAAGTTTGCCTCCACCGAGCGGGAAGAAGGCCCTTCACggtcctctctgccttcgcctgCGCCGGGTTCAACGACCCAAGAAGATCGGcagcagaaagacgacgcGGCAAACGATCGCGAAACATCAAGTCCGGCCACTCGTTTCAGCAAGCccgctgtctcgtctcccgccTCATCGCTCTCTCGAGCTGTCTCTCACCCAGCGTGCGATGATCGTGGCGAAGACCCGTCGGCGCAGCTCTCTGCTGCCGCCAGTCCccagacgaagacagagcagGTTCCTGATTTGGAAACCGAGGCACCCGAttcagacgacgaagacaatACCTACGCAGTCCGCATCGTGATTACAGGCCCCGCAAGGTGGCGTGGCGACCTCTCCTTCCAGGGAACGCCTGCGATGCTTTGCACGATCCTTCGTTTGCGAAGGTGTGAAGAAACAACACagccagagaagaacaacagGGAGGAGCCGGAGGAAACTCCCTGCTCTTCAAAGTGGCGTGAGGAGATTGTCCTCCAGAAAAGGGGTTGGGGGCCTCTTGTCCTCGAAGAGGTTCTTGTCCACGCTCGCAGGCTGCAGCAGGCAAAGCAGCAGcgggggaagagaggagaagaaactgag GTTCTTTTGCTTCATTTTCATCGATCGGTGGACGAGATTCCCCGTCCATCAGAGGACCATCCGTTTATCTTGCCTTCTGCCCTGACGCACGCGCCCCTCTCAGTTCTCCGGCTGCCGCTGTCTGACTTGGACTTGGGCCCCACAGAATCAAAGTACCGTCTGACGCTTCCCCCTCCCAGCCCGTTTGccccctctccttcctttctgctgtctccttccttctccgtcgaaAAACTCTCGAGGGACTTCGGCGAGGCCCTCCAGAACTCAACGCGAGGGGCGAATCGCTGCAACGTcattctgttttctctcaaaCTCACGACTCTTCTCACATCGCcgtcgacgcagaaggaCCAGCTCTTCCTGCTCCACACTCAGCAACAGCAGCTGCGGGTGCGCTTAACGGCGGCCGCATGTGGCGGGCCTTCGCCGCCGTTTCtggcctcttctctgtcgtgcTCTGGCTCCAGATCACTCGTCCTCGCAGACCACCTAGCCAAGCTGACAGCCGCCCAGAAAGCTCTCTCCcgccgagagaggcaggtGGGGGGACGGGCATGCGCCTCTGTTGTCCAGGGGCGATTTGGCCGAGCTGACGAACGCCGCGCTGTTCCGGGCTCCgtcgtttgcatgcgtcgtggCAGCAATCCTTTAACAACTTCTGCTCCCCTGCTGCAGCCTCCCCTTCACTCCACGCAGGTCGCATCCCCCCcctctgttgtctccgcTCCCGCGCATTCGCCTCGGGGCCTGGCCTCTGAGTCTCCAGAGGGACCCCAGGAGACTGCAGGCACTCACGAAGATGAATCTACGGCACCCGCGGCGACCCTGAACAAGGTAGGTTCTAGCGAGGTTCGAGGGGCGAATGAGAAAccggaaacgcatgcgtccgAAGGTCCTTCTACTAAAACCGGTCTCGTGATGACATGCCGGCCGGTCTCTGCTCCCTCGACCCGTTTGATCCGCGTGAACGGGTCGCTGAAACAGAACTCGCGGGGAGTTGCGGACGACGCCCAGGAAATGTCTTGGAGATCTCAAAGCGAAAAGGACCCCAGCAAGATGCTTGCTTCGCAGTCGGAAGCCGGCGTGGAGAGCCATCTCTTCCTTGCGATCCAGGGCCAGAAGTCCTGCCTCCCAAAGGGCATCACAGGAcactcctcctcttcgtgtATATATGCGGAGACCACACAGAGGTCACCCGACTTTCAGGCAGAGGGGGGCGCAAGTCAGAGcggtctgtctctgcagacgaTGCGTCTGAAACAGTCCTTCGCGCGTATTAAAGGAGCACACTTTCGTCCTCCGAAGACTGTACTGAATGCCGAACGCGACGTCGAAGACATCTACCCCGACGACAGCGTCTCCGTCCACGGGGGCCAGTGCAGGAGACTGTACGCCGAGACCTCAGAACAGGAAGCTGAGGAACGGCGACGCGCCCCGAAGGCTGCTTCGTCCGAAACGGGCTTCTTGGCGAACCGAGAACGCGATACGAGCGCTACTCTGAGCGCGTTCAGGAGATCCACCAGCGACTTGCGAGGCCGGGAAGTTTGGTcgagcgacggagaaacgaacagcTGCTGCGACAGTGCGGGGACGCTGCTCTCAGACGCCCACTCCCGCAAAACTACGCTGACGTCGTCCATCCAGAGAATGAATTTTCTGATGAACCAGGCTCAGCTGCTACTCCAGCGGCGACAGCTGAAGCACCAGCAGAGAGTTATGGCACTCCAACGCGAAGAGGAACGGGCGGCGCGAAACGTCTCTTGCGAAGCAGTAGTCAGTGGCGGGATCGCGACAGAACGGAACGAAGCAGGGCGCCCAGACGCCCTGTTGGGGGGTGAGAAGGCGAGCAGGGGCCTCACCGCATCGCAGCTGAGAACCGAGGAAGCGGGGCGGGCAGAGAAACTGAGGGGATTGCATGCGACGAAGAGCGGCGCAGAGCATGacaacgagaaagaagaaacaagagaaagaacgccACAGTCCCCGCATGTCTCTGATTGCAAAGAGAAATTCGATTCCCGAGAGAGGGTCGAGACCCCGCGACCGGCGAACTCAGTGGAGACAAGCtgtgcgtcgccttcgccagGGGATGCGCTACAGAAGCCTTTTTTTGAGGATCCGAAGGCGGTGGCGCGCGTTTTACAACCTAACATCGTCGGCACATCTGGATTAACctgcaaagagaaaaacgtggAGGGCACCGACTGCCTTGATGGTGTTGGCGAGACAGCAAATGAAGGGAAGCTGTCAGAGCCCCCGACCGCTGTCCCAACAACAACTGGAAGCGCTGCGTGTGTCGAGGAGGGCCTCAAGTGTGAGGCCACCACGGTGTCGCCAGTGTCTCGGTCGGATGAATGCGAggacgaaagcgaagaaggcattTTGAACGAGGCGCGAGGCCGTGAACAGTCTCGGGAGGAGGTAATTGCCTGTCCTCGTGTGAGGGACCCGCCGGACGCAGACGCCGTTTGTAAGCGAAAACCGCCGACCGAGGAAGTCACTGCATCGCAGGcaaggaacgaagaaagtCCCCTTCAATCTTCGTccttttcgcctcctcctgaCGGCGACGAAAAAGCCTGCTTCGCtcctgcgccttcgccttctctgctgtctcttcatGTCATGGCCAGTGGCGACGGTCCTCTCGAGTCACTCCccccttcgttttctcaTGTCCTCCCTTCTGAAGTCCCATCTGTTTCGCAGAAATCTTCTTTTGTGACAGCAGACCTAGCTCCTCAGACGCCGGTTCTCGAGTCCATAGagagcttctcttctctccaacCTTCTGAGAAGGATCAAatgcagacggagacgaaggcagcAGTGCCTGCAGTGACCTTTGAAACGAAAGCTGGTCCTCTTCATGAAGAGGATAAACAGAGCCAACTTCACGAGGAAGAACTGCGAACCATCGTGGACCAGCTACGGGGATACATGGTGCGAATCGAACATAGATTGTCCAAGCGACTtgcgaacaagaagaagaagctcggGAAGTGGGGAGAAAAGGCCTCCAGGAAGGGTGACTCCGGTGTGGGCGTCCCCGATGCGGAAGGCCCCCAGGAAAAAGACCGGCGAAGAAGGTCGACGGGAAGGGAGACCGAAAACGAGCGTCTGTCGCTTGATAAAGGCGGTCGCGCCTTCTCATCGACCGAACGAGACGAGATGCGGAGACACAAAGAGGAGAGCCAAACCTTGGAGGCATGTCCCCAAAGAGCTCTGGCCGTGTGTGATCTCTCTTACATAGTTGCATCTGGACCGGACAAGCGAAAGCCCGAGCAGGGACCCAGAGATGGACATCCAACTGCCGCTAGGCTCGACTCATGCCCTGCTAGCGCGCAACAAGAAGCATATGctcagaaacagaaagag GACCAGGCAGCGCTGGAACGTCTGGAGGCAGAATGCCTGAGCGCACGAGCGGCCATTGCAGCCTTGAAGGCCGACTTGGCAAGAAcagtggaggagaaagaagcgctgAGACaggcaggcgagaagaaggaagaagagcgagaaaggaaagaacaggcCCTTAAGCAGGAGAAGCGTCAGCTGGAACTCGCgttcgagaaagagaaggcggtATTGGAGGAGCGACTCAGACGCGGCGTCGAGGCGGAGCAGGCGACGCGACACCGACAGACAGCAAAGGAAACATCCGATAAGAACGAGCCGGATGACGAGGCAGCcgagaaagagcagttgaaactgcatgcacggaagCTGGCAGCGGCCTACGGGGCGCTGTCCAAGAAGGTTCAACTCGAGGCGACAATGCGAGACCAagcgatgaagaagaaggaagaagagatgcgGGCGATCCTCGAGCACCTcaagaagcaggaggcgcGGCTGCGCCAGatagacgaagaaaacggacgACTGCAGGCGCAGCTTCGCTCCGGCAGGGGCGACTCCGAGCGCTTGCGAAGTCAAGATACCCCACCATCTTCCATTCAAGCGAGGGAAACTGAGGACCTCCGCCGACAGCTTCAAGATGCGACGCAGGAGCTCACACGGCAACAGCAGAAGATTCGCCTCCTCGAAGACCAGCAACGCAGTGTCGCTGTTTgtgcgtcctcgtcttccttcgtttccggttcctcgtcttcacctACGTACCCGGGGGGGGTGAACCCATGCGCTTCGCGGGGTCCCAgcgcctcgctctcgtcgcCGGGCCTCGAGCAAGTCGAGAAACTCCAGCGCGAACTGGCCTTGGCTGAGAAGGACAGAATCCGACTATTGGCTTTGGACAagcagcgcgagaaggagcGCCTGCACCTCGTCGACCTGTTTTCTCtacagtgcatgcgcgtgaaGGAGCtcgagcagcagctgctccaGATCGACGAGCAGCTCGCCAACATCCTGTCTCAAACCACGCGCGCGACGGCGTctgcctcgcgcttctcgcaTGCCTCTTGTCGATCAGGCGGCTCTGAGAAACCCACTGGTGAATACGATTGTATGGGAAACGCACAGAACGGGAAGGAGAATGAGACAAttgaaggaaaagaaagcagtTGTACGCCCTTCAAGCGAGGGGCGCCAGCCACGGAGAGCCCTCCCTATTCGGGGGGCTCAGTGCCTTCCCGGGAGACAGATgaaagtgtctcctttcgacCATCCGttctccagcgtctccgGGGAATGCGGGAAAGCATTCGCCACATGCAGTCGCGGCCTGGGACTCTGCCATCCTCCCTGAATGCGCAGTCGCTAGCGGGGCTGTCCAAGCCACTCggccgcagagaagaaagagaaactaAAAGCGAAATTGGCTTCCTGGGGGGCCAGTCCCCTGCGGTCCACCCGCGCGAGAAAGGGCAAGGCAGGTCGCCTTTGGCCTCGCTTTCTCACTCTCACCCAGCGGCTTCAGGACGGGAGATGGTCCACCTCACTGGTGTGCCTGGGTCACCTGGCCCCCCGACAGGGGACCCGGCGTCTGAGGCTGGGACAGAAGCCGGtaaaagggagagaagcactTCGTCGAGGAGGCCAGAGTCAGCCGGGGGCGCGAGTGTTCACTTTGCAGAGCCTGCCAAAGGCTTCGACCATTCGACGCAGCGGTCCTCAAGTGAGCAACGGAGACTCGGGACTTCCGCAGCTCAGCCTCCGTtgtctcgtccttctgtctccacttctcAAACCGTATTCGTCGGCAGACCGCTGCCCCGCTGCCGCTCCCCAGCGACCCGCCAGCTGTCGACCAGCAGTCACGCCGTgctctctcccgcgtctgcGCGCTCACCCGAGccctctgtcgtctcctATGGCGCTGGAGTTTCAACGCCCGCGGGAGTCACGTTTCCCCTCCTGGGAAACCCACTGTTGCCTTGGGCGCAACCTGAGGGACCGAAGAACGACGCGCGCTTGCGGCGACTCTCAGGGGTCGGAtccgaggagaaagaagaacgccgAGGACGGAATAGAGTCGGGGGCACCGAACCTCACATgcggtcttcttctgcgcagtcagcgccttcttcggggCTACATAAAACTCCGGCAATGCCTTTCGATGCGGCCTTCGTCCCGTCCTACCTGATGACGCAGAAACCCCACACGggccctgtctccgtcgcagCAGCGCCGACGCGCTACGCGACCCCCTTCGGCTCGTCGCTCATGGGGGCCCGGCTGCAGGGCTCGgggctgctgcatgcgtctctggcgatgcagagagactgtggtggaacagaagagaggctgGCGCGATCTCTTTACCCTTCCCAGACGCGAGAGGTCTCTgactggagaggaaaggtcGATGGAGAGCGAGGCAGGGACAAAGGCCCTGACTCGAGACAGTGCAGGCCCTCTCCCGTATATCGCTTCGCCACGCCAACCAGGCTCGCCCAGAGGCTCCCGGCTGGCGACGAACGCGCCGTTTCTCCGGCCCTGCGTTTGGGAACTCCACTCAGACAGGCGACAGTGGGCCCTTGGCTGCAAGACGCTCTTCCGAGATGA